A stretch of DNA from Diadema setosum chromosome 10, eeDiaSeto1, whole genome shotgun sequence:
atatccaaaacagagcgattctaataagtgtgggacccacactttattatgatcgctttgttttactttgtttttggatgtttcagtcattccaaacccgattttcatcaaataaactttgaattcctcttaaaatggtatgctctgtactacttcttgagtgttttcttggtatctcgcaaaatgttaaaacccaattctcatctccaccaatactgtaccatcaacacaagtctcccccccccccaaaaaaaaaaaaaaaaaaatctgataattatttaatacatgtataacgcactgcatttcatgaatatcacaTACTGTACCTTCAGACGTGAGTAAACATGGGTTGTGTAAAAATCCCGGTGCCGTTacaaatttcatatacaaaaacaaaatgtaaatgatATATGTCAGAGGCTCCAACTTCAAAATTCGGCATACAATGTGCATTTATTTACATACCTGtacattacaatattttgttcattAGGTCCACTATAATTATAGAAAAGAATGGTAAGGGGCTTTTCTTGTACCTATTCGTTCTGCATCTGACACCTTGTGGGTTTTTAATACGAGCGGGTAACCATTCTCGAAAGTGGGGTGATTTTAACAACGATTTTGCGAACTGACTATGCACAGATCCATTCTCCTTTCTTAGATTTTTGTCTCTGAACAAAACTACAgtgaattcatttatttattcattatttttatcagaCAAAAAGTTtgtcaacacttttttttttctgcatttaatgcagaaaaaaaaaaaaaagtgctgcaCGCAGCGAAGGTTTGATAGAAAATTGGACAATAATAATTTTTTGTGCGATGTTAATGTGCTGCCATCTATTGGGGGAAATCTTCTTCGTTCAGTGTACGCATTTAAATAATCTGGCTTCCAGACCATCTTCTTCGCAGAGGGAGCATTTTGCCGAAGGGACTCTGTCCGCAAGCCCCCTTAGCCCTGgctactacttttttttttccttcttctcttcttcttctactttgaaagttggcaataGTCATAGATGGCATGATCTTctctaaagttattagagttaaaagttAATAATCTATAGTGtgaaggtcttttttttttttaaagaaaaaacataaaCCTGATGGGAAATCTAAGACATCTAATCACAACGGTTCCTATTAATGGGATAATTATTGCTCCCgggaaatatctgcacgctaagacaaacatattttttttacttacaaacataaccctaacccttagaATCTCGAATCCTTTCATCgacaaactaaacctaaaaccttaTATCACAACTCTAACCACAAACCCTAAGTCCTTGATGGAGAAAAGAAGAATGTTACAGCTAAATTGTCGCACAGGAGCAAATGCCGTGTCACCAATCACACTATGCTtcctttgaaaagaaaaagagattcagggaaaactgctaaaaatatGCTTCCccatctgtcatgatcctaaacttcagaataataataataaaaaaatacattgtgttacagaaaataattattatgaaaaactCATGATTGAGGCTATTATTATAGGTTGACTCAAGTTTCACCTATACTTTGAGTCCTCATCATACAGTTGCAGGGCTTGCAACCGTAGGGTCTTATGTTGGTTTGTGATGCCCGATCACagtttgtgtgtacatgtatatgtttgttagtttatttgtttgtttgtgtgtgtgtgtgtgtgtgtgtgtgtgtgtgtgtgtgtgtgtatttagtTTCGAATACTAGTACTGAACTCAGTGACTGCATGCTATGCAGGGATCGGTCGAGATGGAACATGGCTTTTCAGACCTGTCAGAGCCTGATTCTGCTATCCTGTATGGTACTtgcacagtggcggatccggggggggggggggggggtccacatGCCCCctcatttatttttaatttaaaacaaaagaagtaataaaaaatgaggggggggggggcgtgcgccttTTTTGTAAAGGCgtctcccctttatggaattcctggaacTGCCCCTGCTATTACACTGTACAGGTCAACTCACAATGTGAGACAACGTGCATAAtatacagggctccacactaacttttttttttttttggtggcccgatggggccaccaaaatcatcaatttcgaatttttggtggcccgagagaaaaatttgttggcccgaaaaaaaaaaccattaaaAGTCCTTGTTTaatttttaatgagtcaaatattcaAGTTTTATCATAGCAAGAATTTGAagctggacatatctactcataaataaaccttcacatttccggcgcaaaaagttacgaatttatcgacatacttttcaaaaaaaaaattggtggcccgaggcgggccaccaagatttgccctttttttgaaatttggtggcccgactttcatttttggtggccccgggccactgggccacagttagtgtcgagccttgATATATAGCATTatggaaaacaataaaatcaatattttaATGACGTCATGACGTCATTCTCACCTGTCACAAATTCAAAGCAGCAACTACCCCGCATTGGGCCTAATTTATAAGCTTGATTGTTTAATACTGCAGAGTTGTCAACCTACATTGCACTCAGAATGTGGAACGGTGTGGgggcgggtggggggggggggggagtgccaTAGATCATGTAGGACTTCCTTGCTAGCCAGACGTACTTTATATTCACAGCTCGAtaggaacgaaaaaaaaaatgtctttgatctgtgaacattaaaaaaaaatcataaaaaataaaaaaaaaacaacaacaagttgGACAGAGGAGGCTGGACTCGTTGTTTCTCAATTCAAGTCAATCTTTAATTCCGGTTCAATATAATTTGCTCGATGTGAAAATGAGCAAAACAAAAGtatacaatgaaaaagaattagCAGGGAAGATTTGCATCTTATCAAGATaaaccaagaaaaaaataatgtcaaatattcataaaagGAAAAcagcttatcttttttttttccagcgagAATATTTTGACAACTTGTCTGTTACTAGTATTTACAGTTGACTTCTGTTTTGTAAATGAATGATCATACGTGCCTGAAAAAACAGACTACGCTACAGTGACCTTTTAGCTATCGCATCGACCCATGAACTGCAAACACAAGTCATGTGTGTAACCCTAATCTCTTTGGTGCATTCAATGCGTGTGGGTGACACGTAGCCACGTTGCACCCGGACTGCGTTGGCGATAGAGTGTCATGGCATGCACACTGGACACAGCATGCATAGCATGCAGCGCAGCAGCCGTCGACCGACGTAGTCGATCGTAGACTGGAGCACCGGTTGCACCCGGTACCGACTCGCGATCCGATCATTCGCCGGTGGTTTGCTGGAGGTGCGGCATTGCTGTCTTGCGATCAATATCAGCGGTGTGAATATGAAAGTATAAATTACGAAGACTTTTAGCGATTTACACATTTACCCAACCCGACTGTGCTGGACAGGACCCACATCACGCTGTCagcttttgttatttttttttttcgtcattaTAACGCTCGAAGAAGACATTGTGAGTATGGGCTATGGCCATTCATGGGCATATCTATTCTCTGTGTGTGTGGCCTGTATTGAGGGCAATAAATGAGGCTGTGGCCCGGGTGGGTTCTCGATAAACCGGATTCTGCTTGCCAAACAGCCGGCCTGCTGCTGCAAGGGTTCccgtagacagaaagatccgtctgtctggttgccggaggagtcttttttgacgttatcgctctcctctgGGATCCGTGGAAGCCAGCCGCGGATCAGTGTGGAATACTAGtaatccccgacgaccagacacagaccgatctttcggtcaagggTTCCCgtaaccccgtcgcggggcgctgtaacaaaGTAACAGCCCTTTAcggtacgtatttgtccgtatggggtcgctgctgcggttagggTTCCCGGTGCAGCTGTGGGATCCTGGGGGGAGGGTGTTTCATCGACGTTTGTTGGCGCTGACAACTgaaatcaccatagtaacagtcagcgaccagagcatctcagccaatcaaaaccaagaattttgctgaaattggtcagcgccgacaatgacaagcgttgatgaaacacccccacccccccgcCCCTGGTTTGCTCCGTCTGGCGTCAGTTTTGTCTACCCGTTCTCTACGGAAACCTTTGTGGTGGCCTGTGCAGGCTGTGGTGTACTGTATTAAtaagcagagactccaacccgtaagcaccttctgatcgggagattctcccgcccgagacccctagcaaacgggagactccaacttgatcaCTTGCACATCACGAGCACGAAGTTCCTTGCggtctagggttctagatgctctctcgtgctatctaaggcttattttttaaCATACCGCTGTACAATGAAATTAAgcaagaaatcatttcaagcgggagatattagatctcaagcgggagaactggagattctgcaaaaatgggctttcagcgggagatctcccgtcgaactCGGCACAAAgctcaataagccagttcacagttacaaTCTGAgcatgcagagactccaacccaaagcaccttctgatctggagattctcccgcctgaaaccccaaGCAAACGGGAggctccaagttgatgtgtgcgaagttcctagggttctacaTGCTccctggtgctatctaaggcttatttttttcaacatacaataacaataagtaagaaatcctttccaacgggagacacagagccagggcgggagaaattaaatctcaagcgggagaatgggagattttgcaaagatgggttttcggcgggagatctcccgtcgaaaacgggagagttggagtctctgtataaGGCTGTggtatttcagaattcagtatggagtGGGTTAAGTTACGTGGttaatatacatatttattttgattACTAAATCAccattcatttcaagtcaaatcatgttaaaaacatgttcatcctcaGCTCAGGTTTATGATGGGCtagaatagaaaagaatgaatacaatccaACAAATATTATAAGAGTTGCCATGGCCTATATAATATGGCAATGTAAAGGGTTGGTTGATAACTTTATGAAAAAAAGacttgaccaaaaaaaaaaaaccaacaaaaaaaaaaacaacaaccaaacaatgTCTTGAAacaagaaatgtgcaaaactgcaagttacttcaaacaaagtgttgcagaattaatttcagttattgcatcatgacaaatgtgaACGGCATTACGCAAAATATTCTTAGCAGTTTGACCAATCATTTTTTAGCTAACGTCAGACCCCCCAAAGCATGGTTAGTGGCATTACCGTTaataacgttacatttgtcggGAATAATTctgcaggtcatttcacccttttgtaagtgacaaaatgtcacatgacttctgagTATTGTCTTCATCTTTTTCCCTTAAGCAaaactttgaagaaaatatcaaaggaactcactgtaatttgcatttaagtgaattacAGTAAGTGTCCCCCGTCTCACATGtgcattttaaatgatggttttagatctcgcaaaatcaatgaatacaaaaaataaaatctactgattTTGAATTTTTAGTGGTGAACATGATGCCTGGAGgacattagttgatacctaaatTAAACattaagataaagaggcacatttcttttatccatgtcatgccctcctaactgcggaattgcccctTTGCATGTTAGTAAAATGTCAGATTTTATCTACAAATGTAGGTGTTTATATTTACAGGTTCGAGGTACATTGTTGAAGTGTTGTGTTTTCTATCGAAATAAAAATTTCATGGGAGTCAGGGACACCACTTTTTGTCAGAACTACAAGGTTGTACAGTGTTGAAAGTTTGCATAAATCATCTTGATGgtaatttgttcattttctgcACAGAAGTGAGCACTCCATTTTAGATTACTAGTACCGtacttctcttttttgtttcatgtaggcctacagtcatTGTATCTCCTAAGGATGAGTAACACATGTAGCTTTATTTTGCCTCATTTATTCTCATCTAATGTCACTGTTGCACACAATACTGTAGATGTTGAATATTCCCTgagaaatttttgcaaacttcatcttttattgtcctttttttttcatccttttgATCGCAGCATCTCCCCAGAATGGCAAAACCCGTTGTTCTTGTGATTGGTGGAGCTGGCTATATTGGCAGCCATGTCATCGTAGAAGTCGTTGCCAAGGGATACCATCCTGTTGTCATCGACAACTTCTCAAACAGTGTCAAAGGTATCTTTGAACcgtatttgttgtttgttcttgtgGTGAACGCTGCATTGATTTGCAATGTGTCCGTATGCGATTAGCATTGCAAGTCACTAGCCGCATTTACACACAggtttgtttaatttttccatggcaatgcaaaaatgaattttatttcccattacagttgaacctctcgtatccggacaagtcgggaccggggctcatccggataagggatttggccggatacgggagactcaatgctttatacatgtacatatgtactgatgtagcccattgtagtaccacatgtagtaatgtgtgtactgcaaccttttcattgttacatttggggatgtttggggacaggtgttgaaatgtctggaggtaagcaatttggaaggaaatttgatgtaatgtatgttaatcatgttggaagtaatatgtaattcatggtatgtttgggtaggagttgtcaggagttgggaatcccctttcctcccgtaattattaaaaaaaaaaaaaaatcacggcgagattgcgtccgtataatagagagatccggataaagggaggccagataagagaggttcaactgtatttacACTTGAAGCAGAGGAGAAATTATTGCTATGGATAGAAAATATTTTCCCATTTATAGTGAGGAATTTGGGGGATGGCATAGTTACTAATTTCCCCCCTACACACAATCTTAACAGTTTTTCCATCATGGAGCAAGAATCTGCAAGGCCTATTTTAAGGTGATGAAAGtttaatatactgtaaaagtggatattttcgcgcgactaatttttcgcgcttggccgggtcagaagagtttcgcgtgtttttaattccgcggaatcaagacatcacgcacaggaatctatggcaagcaaaaatattcgcgtgcttttattttcgcgctagtttctggttgcgcgaaatgcgcgaaaatttcaacaccgcgaaaatttccacttttacagtacatatatGTAGATTACTAAGTGGCATAGCTCTGTGTGCTAAGGGGATAGGCCGTCAATCAATAGACAAACCACACGCACATTGGATACACTGCTAGTAGTCATGGATCCTATCATTGCATTGCCCTGACTCTCTCATACAACTGTACTTTGTTTATCCAAGGATACCTCCGTGGTTTATTTAACATTTGCCGTAAGGTGTCACAGCTGTTACAGTGCCAGTGTTCTCCTCTGAAGCTAGCCTTTTGACAAAGCCTCCTGACTGAGGCCTGGAAAAGAGGCTGACTGCGAGGGAATGAGTGAACGGGAGGCCGAGTAGTGCAGGCAGGAGGCCTTTCCAAAGCTGACATGAATTTCTTAATTTTTAACCTTTTTTCTTGTCGATTCTGCTACAAAAGAAGGTAGCAGCCAATCAGTGATTACATCGCTGGCAATGGCATGGCACCGGATGAATTACACTGTGTACATGCATTGCATGCATGTTGGTGGCTTGCTCATTCTGGTGCTCCACGTATACAGCCTGCGTTGCTATGCAAGGCAGTTGATTAAATCCTTGATTTGTTGAAATTTCAGGTTCTGGTCCCAAGCCCCAGGTGATACAGAGGTTAGAAACCATCACAGGGAGTCAGATCGACTTCTACGAGGTGGACATGGCGGACAAGGCTGGTTTGCAGTCAGTCTTTGACAAGGTGAGTGGTTGACATCCCACAGATATGGCTTTTTTTCTGCCTCTTGTCTTATAAACAAAAGCCTTCACCTCAGAAATAGAATTTCCTCCTTGATACAACTCCCATACTTGACACATGTATTCCATTCAAGTATTTAAGTATTAGGATTGCTGATAACGACAATTACATGTAACTGTAAGTGAATCAAACTGTGTTTCTTCctcatttccttttcttcatGAGAGCAGAAAAGTAGTAAACATCTACTTCGTGGTATGAAATGAATGTAGCATAAAATGATTTTAAGACTGATGCTACCATTCCAAATCAGTTGATACATTTAGCTGTTCTTTTCATTTCAGGAATGTGTGGAGTCTTcaattgaaatttgttcattGTTGTCAATgtctccttttatttttgtcCCCTATTTCTCTTCTCAGCATGCCATCGATCATGTGATACACTTGGCGGGACTAAAGGCAGTGGGGGAATCATTGACTATACCCATTGACTACTACAGGTGCAATGTTGGAGGGACACTCAATATACTTGACGTAGGTCCTATTCTTCTCCCTCTTTTTATTAATAAGtggaggatgggctgatttttcTTCTCAGCATGTCCCagagacccctgcccgagtatactcgagacttgtcctcaacggttACAGATCTGGTAGTGTCCGCATGGGGGTTCATTGAGTGGGTGGCTGGCCCGGTTTGGATCTATGTGAGAATCCGCGTAACAGATAATTGTGAACTGGTTTTATGTATTcaagtgcatgtacatgtacacactgtcACATAGCGGAAGAATCATGACTGGAGTCAGCCATTACCAATGAGTGCAGGCTTTGATGCACATGTTCCCTGACAGGTGTTATCATTGATTTAGAATGTACCCCAGTGGACAGCAAATGAATTAGGCCACCCATTAATCCCTACGCTGCCTTGTCCTTAAATacatttaaccctattctaactgggctatttgagaccaagtttttactgaggggggggggggggaacaatttgaccccccccccccccttcagatctcggccgccgatggcgcgattgctgcaaaattttgcatgaacatagagccggatgtcaactacaagattacatggtcatacaatagaaaaatgttgatttcatatttttaaataaattaattatgcagattaacgcatgaaatcatattttcacctataactccatcaaaaagactgaaggattataaaatttttgtgtcagagttcctcaagacacatcaaacaattttcttgtaaaaaaatagcgcaatcaaaatcattttcttttgtttttattgttttgttaatttcttatgtattttatttttttttcaatcttttgttttctattgttattttgccaaaatttgttggaggcactttttcaagcttatctacattagaattgatttatttcaatggttaaaagttgaaataatctaatttatatcaaacacagtttgcattggatttgcacacaaaatcatgaattcgagcggttttcgggttgacatgcatatgcaaaacactGCAtattcaaaacggtgtacctggacgtcgcaaatttggtctcaaaatatgcgggaaacttcaatgaaaaaagtcatgaaacgacgcggtaAAATcgttgcggggggggggggacgtcgAATAgggttagaatagggttaatacaCTCTGGCAGTGTGCCAAATATCACATAGAGTGGAAAGGTTCAAAGGTCACCCCTTTTTCACATGAGATAATCAAAATAGCGACAATACAACAAAATTAGTGTTTTGGATGGGAGAGCATgacgtcgctggggtgacaagacctcgtaactacaaaatgtcacatgttcaggagagccaaaaaacatggcggccaaagcattgtggcgaatgggatagcctttcctttgacatgccgtggtggcttcatttttggtgTAAGaaagttgggatttggacaggacatcacttaacccattatttgaccattaatacaaaaaagtcattttcaccaaaattgcagatacaaggtcttgtcaccccagcgacgatgaTTTGAGTTAACGGTTATGTACCAGTATTAATAAAAAGcgattgaatgaaatcaatgtggcCAAGTGACTGATCTCCTTTAAAGGTGTTTTCCTATGGGCAAGACATTCTAGGGTATTTGCTAGTGGGAAAACATGTTTTGCATGTTAATAAATGACAAATTACAGAAATTATTTATCATCACTGAGCTTTCATGTCTATAAAAAAGCTCTCTCTGAAGGGGATTATTCTTgcccttatttttgttttcattttcagtataaGGTTGGAACAAGGGTGATGACAGAGAGCTACACTTGTAGTATGTGTGACCTAGTATTAACAGGCATACGAGTTATGTGGAGATTAAATACATTTACGGGTATGCCAATTTAATTAAATGATCAATAAATAACTTCACACCCATGATCAAGATGACATTtctattaaagggactgtacagtaccggttgaggtggggattcaggtttataacattcctaagtgagataatgagaaacttcttatgaaatatgaaagagcatgtaattttaagaaggattcagcatttctttgaataaaatttgttttcaagtggctgagatatccaaaaaagtgatagtaataaaaggcaacaggccacgcctttattaggatctctttgtttcactttgtttttggatatctcaaccatttcaaaacctattttcatcaaataaagttttgataccccttagaattgcatgctctttgtcGTATCATAGAGGAGTTTCTGAATAtttcgcaaaatgttaaaagctaaagcttcacctcaaccagaactgttcACACCCTTTAACCCATAGAGGACAGGTTGATTTTGCTCtaacatgcatttccaatagacacctgcccgtgTATTCTGGAAAATCATCTTCAGCGGGTTAAGACAGTTATGGTTGGAATTTCATTCAGATGTCTATAAAATAAAGTTCCAGAAATTTTCAGTTATTTGTGCTTTCAGAGAATGGTATACATGTAAacaagtacattatacatacaaatGCAAATTGGACTTCAGTTGGAGATTTGTAAGCCAGTAGCATTAACACCTCATCTATTACAAAGTAAGTTACCAATTTTTGTGAAACTCGTCATCACAACCCTTCTTCTTTTCCCCTGTTCATGTTTTTTATGTGTCTGTCCAGGTAATGAAACACAATAAGTGCTACAACATTATATTTTCGAGTTCAGCGACGGTGTATGGTAATCCGGACTACCTTCCCATCGACGAGAAGCACAGTGTAGGGCAGGGCATCACGAATCCTTATGGCAGGACCAAATATTTCATTGAGGAGATCCTCAAGGATCTAAGTAAAGCAGAGAAggtaaggtcaaaggtcacggtgatattttttcctttcttttgctcGCTGTGATGATGCACAAGTTTATTCAAATTACAGGAACTCTGATTTTCCAAGCTCAATTTTGCCTTTATCTTGGCACTTCACTATGCAATAAAGATAAATATGAATGTTGTGCGCTTTGTTGCAAACTGTAAACCACATTATATTACTTACAGAATGGAAACTACCAACAGTAATGGTGCAGCTGAATTTTtggtttgtgtatttgtttagTGTGGTTTTTAATTTGTGTATTCCAAAGGGTGCCAGAGATGTTGTTAAAAAGTTTATCCCATGGTGTTTCTTGCTTGTCAGCAtttagtaattttttttttttatttgtattcgTCACAGATTAGTGTGATCAAATGCTTTATTTTTCACTGTCATAGCAATGTCttattttgcagtatttttCTTGACGTGCTTCAAGCCGTAtatgatgtagaatgtacaaaTGTGATTGCATATGAAGAGGGTCCTTGGATAAAGGCATTGGACTAACTGATATTACCTGATGTTTGGTAAGGTTAATGTGCATttactatgccaaaaaaaagtGTCCAAAATTGTCACACATTGAAATCATACTATTTTATGCTTTTAAATTACAGGAAGAgtaggaaaatgaaaatattaggAATTGCAGCAAAAAggaattgaaaaagaaatttaaGGTTTCTCCCCCAAAATACATCTGATTTCACTTTGATAGGAGTGGAACGTTGTTCTATTACGATACTTCAATCCCGTTGGGTCCCATGAGTCTGGTATGATTGGAGAGAACCCCCAGGGAGTGCCAAACAACCTCATGCCATTTGTTGCCCAGGTTGCGGTGGGTAAGCGACCGTGCGTGAAAGTGTTTGGCACGGACTACGATACACCGGACGGCACAGGTCAGTATTTAAACAGATGTTGCCTCTTTGACAATTTTCGTGGTGAAACTGAGTTTACACCCATATGAAACCGTGATAAAATTTGGAGAAGCTGTGTACTCGATAGTGAGGGAAAGGTATGCAAAACCTTGTTTTGGGAGcagaaatatatttgttttctttttctcatgcAACATTTAACCATCTGGGTCAGTGGTCATGATTAGTGCGCTTttcctacatgtatgtgcaattCTTGGCCATAGTTTTGGGGTAATTATAGTGATTGTGTGAAAAAGCAAATGCATGTTGCTTTACCCAGCAAGGACGAGTCTTGAGTATACGCGGGcagttgtctatgggaaatgcgttaGGTAGCAAAATCATACCGTCCTCAAGGGATTGACTGCAGACATTTGATTATACATAGTATTGCTCTTGTCATAGTAGATTTGTGGAAAgaataagataaatatatatcaatggaaaatttAGCTTTTAAAGAATATAAAGTATAGAAAAATGAACTTTTTTGTTGGGATAATATTAGGCATTATATTACATATTAGACAGGTCATGGTGATGAACATGTCGGAGACTTCCATAACCAgc
This window harbors:
- the LOC140234104 gene encoding UDP-glucose 4-epimerase-like isoform X2; the protein is MAKPVVLVIGGAGYIGSHVIVEVVAKGYHPVVIDNFSNSVKGSGPKPQVIQRLETITGSQIDFYEVDMADKAGLQSVFDKVMKHNKCYNIIFSSSATVYGNPDYLPIDEKHSVGQGITNPYGRTKYFIEEILKDLSKAEKEWNVVLLRYFNPVGSHESGMIGENPQGVPNNLMPFVAQVAVGKRPCVKVFGTDYDTPDGTGVRDYIHVVDLATGHVAALKKLKEGCGLKVYNLSSGNFYSVLDMIKAMEKASGNKIAYEETERREGDVPAMYGNPALAEKELEWKATRDLDKMCEDLWRWQSQNPNGYE
- the LOC140234104 gene encoding UDP-glucose 4-epimerase-like isoform X1 — its product is MAKPVVLVIGGAGYIGSHVIVEVVAKGYHPVVIDNFSNSVKGSGPKPQVIQRLETITGSQIDFYEVDMADKAGLQSVFDKHAIDHVIHLAGLKAVGESLTIPIDYYRCNVGGTLNILDVMKHNKCYNIIFSSSATVYGNPDYLPIDEKHSVGQGITNPYGRTKYFIEEILKDLSKAEKEWNVVLLRYFNPVGSHESGMIGENPQGVPNNLMPFVAQVAVGKRPCVKVFGTDYDTPDGTGVRDYIHVVDLATGHVAALKKLKEGCGLKVYNLSSGNFYSVLDMIKAMEKASGNKIAYEETERREGDVPAMYGNPALAEKELEWKATRDLDKMCEDLWRWQSQNPNGYE